The Deltaproteobacteria bacterium genome contains a region encoding:
- the nusB gene encoding transcription antitermination factor NusB — protein sequence MGVRREARELALQALYQLDMSGDEDPARSLALFWSHFRGRDDARSFARELVEGVCAERERLDALIRQCAEHWRLPRLSRVDLNLLRLATFELLACAEIPTSVSINEAVEIARRFGGEDSAGFVNGVLDAIATQVGAKAKEKPGGAD from the coding sequence ATGGGCGTCAGGCGCGAAGCGCGCGAGCTGGCGCTCCAGGCGCTCTACCAGCTCGACATGAGCGGCGACGAGGATCCCGCCCGCAGCCTCGCGCTCTTCTGGTCCCACTTCCGCGGGCGCGACGATGCGCGCAGCTTCGCCCGCGAGCTGGTCGAGGGCGTGTGCGCGGAGCGGGAGCGCCTCGACGCGCTCATCCGCCAGTGCGCCGAGCACTGGCGGCTGCCGCGGCTCTCCCGCGTCGACCTGAACCTGCTCCGCCTGGCGACGTTCGAGCTCCTCGCCTGCGCGGAGATCCCCACCTCGGTCTCGATCAACGAGGCGGTCGAGATCGCGCGACGCTTCGGCGGCGAGGACTCGGCCGGGTTCGTGAACGGCGTCCTCGACGCGATCGCCACCCAGGTCGGCGCCAAGGCGAAGGAGAAGCCCGGGGGAGCCGACTAG
- a CDS encoding leucine--tRNA ligase encodes MRQGEGVTRYDPEAVEAKWQARWEATGAFRARPDPARAPYYVLEMFPYPSGRLHMGHVRNYSIGDVIARQRRMQGHAVLHPIGWDAFGLPAENAAIKHGVHPARWTADNITHMRGQLRRLGFSYDWDRELATCDPRYYRWEQLFFLRMLARDLAYKRRSPVNWCPSCATVLANEQVVDGGCWRCGTAVELRELDQWYLRITAYAEELLGALDRLEGWPERVVAMQRNWIGRSEGAEIRFPLDGRDGEIAVFTTRPDTLFGVTFMSLAPEHPLATALAAGTPQEAAVAAFVTRVRASARAERAAGKDGVATGAFCRHPLTGARLPVYVASFVLMEYGTGAVMAVPAHDQRDFEFARAHGRPVKVVVQPEGERLDPSTMPSAWEGPGTLVDSGEFSGLDSEAAKTRIAAALAARGRGGPTVSYRLRDWGISRQRYWGAPIPVVYCERCGTVPVPEAELPVVLPEDVTLSGRGGSPLAAHEAFVHTRCPRCGGPARRETDTMDTFVESSWYFARYCSPHDEREPFDPEEAGYWLGSRGVDEYIGGIEHAVLHLLYARFFTKVLRDLGFLRLDEPFRQLFTQGMVIKDGAAMSKSRGNVVEPDELIARYGADTARLFCLFAAPPERDLEWSDQGVEGMSRFLHKLWRLVHGVAGRLPPPGTAVAADLPGPDRDLHRLTHATIRRVTDDVVERLHFNTAIAAVMQLVGGLGEALEHAGGAALREAVDATLKLLAPFVPHVASELWELVGHTTPLDIESWPVVDPGALVREALELPVQVNGKVRARISVAADANESEVLAAALADERVQRHLAGRAVRRHVVVPGRLVSLVA; translated from the coding sequence ATGCGGCAGGGCGAGGGAGTGACCCGCTACGACCCGGAGGCGGTCGAGGCGAAGTGGCAGGCGCGCTGGGAGGCGACGGGTGCGTTCCGGGCGCGCCCGGACCCCGCCCGGGCGCCCTACTACGTGCTCGAGATGTTCCCGTACCCCTCGGGGCGCCTCCACATGGGGCACGTCCGCAACTACTCGATCGGCGACGTCATCGCGCGCCAGCGACGCATGCAGGGCCACGCGGTGCTGCATCCGATCGGCTGGGATGCATTCGGGCTGCCGGCGGAGAACGCCGCGATCAAGCACGGCGTGCATCCGGCGCGCTGGACGGCCGACAACATCACCCACATGCGAGGCCAGCTCCGCCGCCTCGGCTTCTCGTACGACTGGGACCGCGAGCTCGCCACCTGCGACCCGCGCTACTACCGCTGGGAGCAGCTCTTCTTCCTGCGCATGCTCGCGCGGGACCTCGCCTACAAGCGGCGCTCGCCCGTCAACTGGTGCCCCTCCTGCGCGACCGTCCTCGCCAACGAGCAGGTGGTGGACGGGGGCTGCTGGCGGTGCGGGACGGCGGTGGAGCTGCGCGAGCTCGACCAGTGGTACCTCCGCATCACCGCCTACGCCGAGGAGCTGCTCGGCGCCCTCGATCGACTCGAGGGCTGGCCCGAGCGCGTCGTTGCCATGCAGCGGAACTGGATCGGGCGCAGCGAGGGCGCCGAGATCCGCTTCCCGCTCGACGGGCGGGACGGCGAGATCGCCGTGTTCACGACCCGGCCCGACACCCTCTTCGGGGTCACCTTCATGAGCCTCGCCCCCGAGCACCCGCTCGCCACCGCGCTCGCCGCCGGCACGCCGCAGGAGGCGGCGGTGGCGGCCTTCGTGACGCGCGTGCGGGCGAGCGCGCGGGCCGAGCGCGCGGCCGGCAAGGACGGAGTCGCCACCGGCGCCTTCTGCCGCCATCCGCTCACCGGGGCGCGGCTCCCCGTCTACGTCGCGAGCTTCGTCCTCATGGAGTACGGGACGGGGGCGGTGATGGCGGTGCCGGCGCACGATCAACGCGACTTCGAGTTCGCCCGCGCTCACGGCCGTCCCGTGAAGGTCGTCGTGCAGCCTGAGGGCGAGCGCCTCGATCCGTCGACCATGCCGTCGGCATGGGAAGGGCCGGGCACGCTGGTCGACTCGGGCGAGTTCTCCGGGCTCGACAGCGAGGCCGCGAAGACGCGCATCGCCGCGGCGCTCGCCGCCCGGGGGCGGGGCGGGCCGACGGTTTCCTACCGGCTCCGCGACTGGGGCATCTCGCGCCAGCGGTACTGGGGCGCGCCCATCCCGGTGGTGTACTGCGAGCGCTGCGGGACGGTGCCGGTGCCCGAGGCCGAGCTGCCCGTCGTCCTCCCCGAGGACGTCACGCTGAGCGGCCGCGGCGGCTCGCCGCTCGCCGCGCACGAGGCCTTCGTCCACACCCGCTGCCCGCGCTGCGGCGGGCCGGCGCGGCGCGAGACCGACACGATGGACACCTTCGTCGAGTCCTCGTGGTACTTCGCCCGCTACTGCTCGCCGCACGACGAGCGCGAGCCGTTCGACCCCGAAGAAGCGGGCTACTGGCTCGGGAGCCGCGGCGTCGACGAGTACATCGGCGGCATCGAGCACGCCGTGCTTCACCTGCTCTATGCACGCTTCTTCACCAAGGTGCTGCGCGATCTCGGCTTCCTGCGCCTCGACGAGCCGTTCCGCCAGCTCTTCACGCAGGGCATGGTGATCAAGGACGGCGCGGCGATGAGCAAGTCGCGCGGCAACGTCGTCGAGCCCGACGAGCTGATCGCTCGGTACGGCGCCGACACGGCGCGGCTCTTCTGCCTCTTCGCCGCCCCGCCCGAGCGCGACCTCGAGTGGAGCGATCAGGGGGTGGAGGGGATGAGCCGGTTTCTCCATAAACTCTGGCGGCTCGTCCACGGCGTCGCCGGGCGCTTGCCGCCGCCCGGCACCGCGGTGGCGGCCGACCTCCCCGGACCGGATCGCGATCTCCACCGTCTCACCCACGCGACCATCCGGCGCGTCACCGACGACGTCGTGGAGCGGCTGCACTTCAACACCGCCATCGCCGCCGTCATGCAGCTGGTGGGCGGCCTCGGCGAGGCCCTCGAGCACGCCGGGGGCGCCGCGCTGCGCGAGGCCGTCGACGCGACGCTGAAGCTGCTCGCGCCCTTCGTCCCGCACGTCGCGAGCGAGCTCTGGGAGCTCGTGGGGCACACGACGCCGCTCGACATCGAGTCCTGGCCCGTGGTCGATCCGGGGGCGCTCGTGCGCGAGGCGCTCGAGCTGCCGGTCCAGGTGAATGGCAAGGTCCGCGCCCGCATCTCGGTCGCCGCCGACGCCAACGAGAGCGAGGTGCTCGCCGCGGCGCTCGCGGACGAGCGGGTCCAGAGGCACCTCGCTGGCCGCGCCGTCCGGCGCCACGTCGTGGTCCCCGGTCGGCTGGTGAGCCTGGTCGCATGA
- the holA gene encoding DNA polymerase III subunit delta: MSTARRTASGQSADPLVALARGPLRSHYLLYGEETYLVERALGLLRTRLTPGGGVASGRTVWGDEDAERVVAALEDLASPPLFGGAQSLVIRRAEALREPEQEAILARLPALGAGGSLILVAPTADQRRRLFAACVRAGAAFGFRRVDLRGAPSWVVRFARERGHEIVPAAVQELVDRSGADLGVLASEVEKVSLHAGPGIRIEARHVRAVATAVRAHEVQELTDRLAARDRAGAMRILRSLLAEGEPPIRAAAFLAAHLRRALHVAELEERGLRVEAIAAQLGISSWLVQRIAGRGRARNLERALGVLRRLDLELKSSRPPEAVFEVALLEMAGG, translated from the coding sequence CTGAGCACGGCCCGGCGAACGGCGTCCGGGCAGAGTGCAGACCCGCTCGTCGCGCTGGCGCGGGGGCCGCTGCGTTCCCACTATCTGCTCTATGGCGAGGAGACGTACCTCGTCGAACGCGCCCTCGGGCTTCTCCGCACGCGGCTCACGCCCGGCGGGGGCGTCGCGAGCGGTCGGACGGTGTGGGGCGACGAGGACGCGGAGCGCGTGGTCGCGGCGCTCGAGGACCTGGCCTCGCCGCCGCTCTTCGGCGGCGCGCAGAGCCTCGTCATCCGCCGCGCCGAGGCGTTGCGGGAGCCGGAGCAGGAGGCGATCCTCGCACGTCTGCCGGCGCTCGGCGCCGGCGGGAGCCTGATCCTCGTCGCCCCGACGGCCGATCAGCGCCGCCGTCTCTTCGCGGCCTGCGTGCGCGCCGGGGCGGCGTTCGGCTTCCGGCGGGTCGACCTGCGCGGCGCGCCGAGCTGGGTCGTCCGCTTCGCCCGCGAACGCGGCCACGAGATCGTCCCCGCCGCCGTCCAGGAGCTCGTCGACCGGAGCGGCGCCGACCTCGGGGTGCTCGCGAGCGAAGTCGAGAAGGTGAGCCTGCACGCCGGCCCCGGCATCCGCATCGAAGCGCGGCACGTGCGAGCCGTCGCGACGGCTGTCCGGGCGCACGAGGTGCAGGAGCTGACTGATCGCCTCGCCGCCCGCGACCGCGCCGGCGCGATGCGCATCCTGCGCAGCCTGCTTGCCGAGGGTGAGCCGCCGATCCGGGCGGCCGCCTTCCTCGCCGCGCACCTCAGGCGCGCGCTGCACGTCGCGGAGCTCGAAGAGCGGGGCCTCCGCGTCGAGGCGATCGCCGCGCAGCTCGGCATCTCGAGCTGGCTCGTCCAGCGGATCGCCGGCCGGGGCCGGGCGCGAAACCTCGAGCGCGCCCTCGGCGTGCTCCGGCGGCTGGACCTCGAGCTCAAGAGCTCGCGACCCCCCGAGGCGGTGTTCGAGGTCGCACTGCTCGAGATGGCCGGTGGCTAG
- a CDS encoding 30S ribosomal protein S20 — MAEHPSALKRHRQSEKRRLRNQAIRTHLRHLVRVVRAAIVARDAERAADTLLRAARALDKAVTKGVLHRNTAARKIARLARAVHELGATGAPRPAA; from the coding sequence GTGGCGGAACACCCCTCGGCGCTGAAGCGTCATCGTCAGAGCGAGAAGCGCCGGCTCCGCAACCAGGCGATCAGGACGCACTTGAGGCATCTGGTCCGGGTGGTACGCGCGGCGATCGTCGCGCGCGACGCGGAGCGGGCGGCGGACACGCTCCTGCGCGCCGCACGGGCGCTCGACAAGGCCGTCACCAAGGGCGTGCTGCACCGCAACACGGCCGCCCGCAAGATCGCGCGCCTGGCCCGCGCGGTGCACGAGCTCGGCGCGACGGGCGCACCGCGGCCAGCAGCCTAG
- the mazG gene encoding nucleoside triphosphate pyrophosphohydrolase, translating to MAERPLADTFLRLVDIMARLRSPGGCPWDREQTPESLRPYVIEEAYEVLEAIERDDPDALRDELGDLLLQVVFQAQLAAEAGRFTITDVASAVTDKLVRRHPHVFGDVEVRDADEVMRNWRRIKAEERHARGGEHDPLASVPAALPALARAQQLGDKARQLGFDWPDMAGVLTKLREEQAELEAAVAAGNRAAAARELGDVLLTLTSVARHLDVPAEMALRDAADRFVARARRVEAAARARGAALADLDPAERERLWALAKEHGAHGANADDAGPV from the coding sequence ATGGCCGAGCGCCCGCTGGCCGACACGTTCCTGCGCCTCGTGGACATCATGGCACGGCTGCGCAGCCCCGGCGGCTGCCCGTGGGATCGCGAGCAGACGCCCGAGAGCCTCCGCCCCTACGTGATCGAGGAGGCGTACGAGGTGCTCGAGGCGATCGAACGCGATGATCCGGACGCGCTCCGCGACGAGCTCGGCGACCTCCTCCTGCAGGTGGTCTTTCAGGCGCAGCTCGCCGCCGAGGCCGGACGCTTCACGATCACGGACGTCGCGAGCGCCGTGACCGACAAGCTCGTGCGCCGCCATCCGCACGTCTTCGGCGACGTCGAGGTGCGCGATGCGGACGAGGTCATGCGGAACTGGCGCCGCATCAAGGCCGAGGAGAGGCACGCGCGGGGCGGCGAGCACGACCCGCTCGCCAGCGTGCCGGCGGCGTTGCCCGCCCTGGCGCGCGCCCAGCAGCTCGGCGACAAGGCGCGCCAGCTGGGCTTCGACTGGCCCGACATGGCCGGTGTGCTCACCAAGCTGCGCGAGGAGCAGGCGGAGCTCGAGGCCGCCGTGGCCGCCGGCAATCGCGCCGCGGCCGCCCGCGAGCTGGGCGACGTGCTGCTCACGCTGACCAGCGTCGCGCGCCACCTCGACGTTCCCGCCGAGATGGCGCTGCGCGACGCCGCGGACCGGTTCGTCGCGCGCGCCCGGCGCGTGGAAGCCGCCGCCCGCGCGCGCGGCGCGGCGCTCGCCGACCTCGACCCCGCCGAGCGCGAGCGCCTGTGGGCCCTTGCCAAGGAGCACGGCGCGCACGGCGCGAACGCGGATGATGCCGGGCCGGTTTGA
- the grxC gene encoding glutaredoxin 3, which translates to MARVQIYTAAMCPYCVRAKRLLAARGIVFDEADVGSDPALRADVVRRSGRRTVPQIFIDGRAVGGFDELAALDAAGELARLREERG; encoded by the coding sequence GTGGCTCGCGTCCAGATCTACACGGCGGCGATGTGTCCGTACTGCGTGCGCGCCAAGCGGCTGCTCGCGGCCCGCGGCATTGTCTTCGACGAGGCCGACGTGGGCAGCGACCCGGCGCTGCGCGCGGACGTCGTGCGTCGAAGCGGACGCCGCACCGTGCCGCAGATCTTCATCGACGGCCGGGCGGTCGGCGGCTTCGACGAGCTCGCGGCGCTCGACGCCGCGGGCGAGCTGGCGCGGCTTCGCGAGGAACGCGGGTGA
- a CDS encoding cytochrome c, translated as MSERGVALFAVVAAGVVAAAWAESSAPDPGRVLYEQRCAACHGTSGAGDGPAAAAMEPRPRNLRDADFWRGRTAAELRQVVRDGKPGTLMAPFAGALSDAEIDAVVAFLQSFRPAGR; from the coding sequence GTGAGCGAGCGGGGCGTGGCCCTGTTCGCCGTCGTCGCGGCCGGCGTGGTGGCCGCTGCTTGGGCGGAGTCGTCGGCGCCGGATCCCGGGCGGGTGCTCTACGAGCAGCGCTGCGCCGCGTGCCACGGGACCAGCGGGGCCGGCGACGGTCCCGCGGCGGCGGCGATGGAGCCGCGCCCGCGAAATCTTCGCGATGCCGATTTCTGGCGCGGCCGAACGGCCGCCGAGCTCCGGCAGGTGGTGAGGGACGGCAAGCCGGGCACCCTGATGGCGCCCTTCGCGGGCGCGCTCTCCGATGCCGAGATCGACGCGGTCGTCGCGTTCCTCCAGTCGTTCCGTCCCGCGGGCCGCTGA
- a CDS encoding glycosyltransferase, producing MPRSTRSSRSSSRSVPRAADARLIVMAKHPMPGRVKTRLAAAIGAAAAAALSRAFIRDLATRLAALPYAVTWAYSPRGAPFRAVLGTLPAGWRCRLQRGQDLGERMANAIRDELRRGAGPVLVIGADVPHVPAAALAEAAAALTSGCDLVLGPAADGGYYLIGVKARRPALFAGMPWGTDTVFTATRQRARRLGIRTHVLAPIFDVDELEDLDRLRALVARGELDLRCTARLLTRVVRPPAP from the coding sequence ATGCCGAGATCGACGCGGTCGTCGCGTTCCTCCAGTCGTTCCGTCCCGCGGGCCGCTGACGCGCGACTGATCGTCATGGCGAAGCACCCCATGCCCGGGCGGGTGAAGACTCGCCTCGCGGCCGCGATTGGTGCCGCGGCGGCGGCCGCGCTGTCGCGGGCCTTCATCCGCGACCTGGCGACGCGCCTCGCCGCCTTGCCGTACGCCGTCACCTGGGCGTACTCGCCTCGCGGCGCGCCCTTCCGCGCGGTCCTCGGGACGCTGCCTGCCGGCTGGCGGTGTCGCCTCCAGCGGGGGCAAGACCTCGGCGAGCGGATGGCGAATGCGATCCGTGACGAGCTCCGCCGAGGAGCCGGTCCGGTCCTCGTGATCGGGGCCGACGTGCCCCACGTGCCGGCTGCGGCGCTGGCCGAGGCCGCGGCGGCGCTGACCTCGGGGTGCGACCTCGTCCTTGGCCCAGCCGCCGACGGAGGATACTACCTGATCGGGGTGAAGGCCCGGCGGCCGGCCCTCTTCGCGGGGATGCCATGGGGCACCGACACGGTCTTCACTGCAACGCGTCAGCGGGCGAGGCGGCTGGGCATCCGGACGCATGTCCTGGCGCCGATCTTCGACGTCGACGAGCTCGAGGACCTGGACAGGCTCCGCGCCCTGGTCGCGCGCGGCGAGCTGGATCTCCGGTGCACGGCACGGCTCCTCACCCGCGTGGTGCGGCCGCCGGCCCCTTGA
- a CDS encoding CBS domain-containing protein, whose protein sequence is MDEWIEEDIDLLTERTSDKANRVLDQHMIRAPIRYLNPRPPVTLPPTATVAEMIGVMREHRIGCVLVVEGERLAGIITERDLLLKLDQPDISRPIRDFMTPDPEVLAPEDPIVYALNKMSVGGFRHVPLVDAEHRPVGIVSVKDIVDYIVDFFPNDVLTLPPNAARGETWHGRDGG, encoded by the coding sequence ATGGACGAATGGATCGAGGAGGACATCGACCTCCTCACCGAGCGCACGTCCGACAAGGCGAATCGGGTCCTGGATCAGCACATGATCCGCGCGCCCATCCGGTACCTCAACCCTCGGCCGCCGGTCACGCTCCCGCCGACGGCGACGGTCGCCGAGATGATCGGTGTCATGCGCGAGCATCGCATCGGCTGCGTGCTGGTCGTGGAGGGGGAACGGCTCGCGGGCATCATCACGGAGCGTGATCTCCTGCTGAAGCTCGACCAGCCGGACATCAGCCGGCCGATCCGGGACTTCATGACGCCCGACCCCGAGGTGCTGGCGCCCGAGGATCCGATCGTCTACGCGCTCAACAAGATGAGCGTCGGCGGCTTCCGTCACGTGCCGCTGGTGGACGCCGAGCACCGGCCCGTCGGCATCGTGTCCGTGAAGGACATCGTCGACTACATCGTCGACTTCTTCCCCAACGACGTCCTCACGCTGCCGCCGAACGCCGCGCGCGGCGAAACCTGGCACGGCCGCGACGGCGGCTGA